The Salvia miltiorrhiza cultivar Shanhuang (shh) chromosome 1, IMPLAD_Smil_shh, whole genome shotgun sequence genome has a window encoding:
- the LOC131019953 gene encoding 50S ribosomal protein L9, chloroplastic: MGRPIYSPSSQQLQSKAKKSDNGIRIRLVECNCSNSYSSDQNCKFCNIFAPMASTSLSWTSSSWLQNHSFSKNSTADAAKTVDGASLLSVVAQKKAKKLRKVILKEDVTAVGKKGQLMDVKAGYFRNYLLPLGMAQIVTPQLIKEMKMEDERIEAEKKRVKDEAQQLATIFETVGAFKVKRKGGKGKQIFGSVTAQDLVDIIKAQLQRDVDKRIVSLPEIRETGEYVAELKLHPDVTARVRVTVYAN, encoded by the exons ATGGGCCGGCCCATATATTCACCATCTTCACAGCAACTACAGTCTAAAGCGAAGAAGTCGGATAATGGGATAAGAATAAGATTGGTTGAATGCAACTGCAGCAACTCTTACTCTAGTGACCAAAACTGCAAATTCTGTAATATCTTTGCGCCAATGGCTTCCACAAGTCTTTCATGGACTTCATCTTCATGGCTCCAGAACCACAGCTTCTCCAAGAACAGCACCGCAGACGCCGCCAAAACTGTCGACGGAGCTTCGCTTCTCAGTGTTGTGGCTCAAAAGAAGGCCAAGAAATTGCGCAAG gtTATATTGAAGGAGGACGTGACAGCAGTGGGGAAAAAGGGGCAGCTCATGGATGTGAAAGCGGGGTATTTTAGGAATTATTTGCTGCCGCTGGGCATGGCGCAGATCGTCACGCCTCAACTTATCAA AGAAATGAAGATGGAAGATGAGAGGATTGAGGCCGAGAAGAAAAGA GTTAAAGATGAGGCACAACAGCTTGCCACGATTTTTGAGACAGTTGGAGCTTTCAAGGTGAAGCGCAAGGGAGGGAAAGGAAAACAAATTTTTGGCTC TGTCACTGCTCAAGATCTTGTTGACATAATCAAGGCCCAACTTCAGAG GGACGTCGATAAAAGAATTGTCTCACTTCCAGAAATCAGAGAAACTGGGGAATACGTTGCAGAGCTAAAACTCCATCCTGATGTCACGGCTCGTGTAAGGGTGACTGTGTATGCTAACTGA
- the LOC131006208 gene encoding uncharacterized protein LOC131006208: protein MPSSNNSSNHFSTNSSSDEEVPNPQFSTLPDPMQNPEGFFMSLAANFMQVASSYQFDPPHLPMKKRKVILRDREGGGERLHRDYFVDDAVYGPQSFQRHFRMSRALFLRIVNALEVDPYFQQHPDACGHLASHQSKSAQRRFGETTTLACLNKFCKAVVRIFSGVYLRRPTTADVQRLATMHEVKHSFPRMLGSLDCMHWAWKNCPVVWHGAYTRGDQGEPTIILEVVASQDLWIWHAFFGVAGSNSDINFLNQSTLFNDVLSDNEAAVHFLANNSHHTRGYYLTDGIYPDWPVFVKSFTFMSDEKKRRFKVMQEAARKDVE from the exons atgccatCATCCAACAATTCTTCAAATCATTTTTCCACCAATTCTTCATCTGACGAAGAAGTTCCAAACCCACAATTTTCTACTCTTCCCGATCCTATGCAAAATCCCGAAGGATTTTTTATGAGTCTTGCTGCAAATTTCATGCAAGTGGCGAGTTCATATCAATTCGATCCTCCTCATCTACCGATGAAGAAGCGTAAAGTTATTCTCCGTGATCGTGAAGGTGGTGGTGAGCGCCTTCATCGGGATTATTTTGTTGACGATGCAGTTTATGGGCCACAATCATTCCAACGTCATTTTCGCATGAGCCGGGCGTTATTTCTACGCATTGTGAATGCGCTAGAAGTCGATCCTTACTTCCAACAACATCCCGATGCTTGTGGGCATTTGGCTTCTCACCAATCCAAAAGTGCACAACGGCGATTCG GAGAAACGACGACGTTGGCGTGCTTGAATAAATTTTGTAAAGCCGTTGTTCGGATTTTTAGCGGCGTATATTTGAGGAGGCCAACCACTGCCGACGTTCAACGACTCGCTACAATGCACGAGGTCAAACATAGTTTCCCGAGAATGTTGGGGAGTCTAGACTGCATGCACTGGGCTTGGAAGAATTGTCCAGTGGTTTGGCATGGCGCTTACACTCGAGGGGATCAGGGCGAGCCCACGATTATATTAGAGGTTGTTGCTTCACAAGATTTGTGGATATGGCACGCCTTCTTCGGAGTCGCTGGGTCAAATAGCGACATCAACTTTCTCAACCAGTCCACGTTATTCAATGACGTCCTATCGGACAATGAAGCAGCGGTGCATTTCCTCGCCAACAATTCCCACCACACCAGAGGCTACTACTTAACTGACGGCATCTATCCGGACTGGCCGGTATTCGTCAAAAGCTTCACATTTATGAGCGACGAGAAGAAGCGAAGGTTCAAAGTGATGCAAGAAGCTGCAAGGAAGGATGTGGAATGA